The Pseudomonas protegens genome contains the following window.
GAATGTGGCCAACGCCCTGAGCGAGCTGGAGCACGAACCGGTGCTGTTGATGACCGGCGGCACCTGGGACCCGCATTCCGAGTCCTTTCAGGGCCAGGTGGCCGAACAGGTTCTACGCTCATACGACTTCGACCAGTTGTTTATCGGTGCCGACGGCATCGATCTGGCCCGTGGCACCACCACCTTCAACGAATTGCTGGGGTTGAGCCGGGTCATGGCCGAAGTGGCTCGTGAAGTGGTGGTGATGGTCGAATCCGACAAGATCGGCCGCAAGATTCCCAACCTGGAGCTGCCATGGAGCAGCGTCCATACCCTCATTACCGATGATCGCCTGCCCTTAGAGGTCCGCGACCAAATCCAGGCCCGCGGCATAACTCTGATTTGCGCGGCTGTCAGCTAGGAGAAAAACCATGTGTGGAATTGTTGGCGCCGTTGCTGAACGCAATATCACCGCCATTTTGCTGGAAGGCCTCAAGCGCCTCGAATACCGCGGCTACGACAGCGCCGGTGTGGCGGTCTACACCAACGCCGGCAAGCTCGAGCGCATGCGTCGCCCGGGCAAGGTCAGCGAACTGGAACAGGCCCTGGCCGGCGAGCCGCTGGTGGGCCGCCTGGGCATCGCCCACACCCGCTGGGCCACCCATGGCGCGCCGTGCGAGCGTAACGCGCACCCGCATTTCTCCGGCGACCTGGCGATCGTGCACAACGGCATCATCGAGAACCACGAAGCCCTGCGCGCGCAACTCAGCGCCCTGGGCTACGCGTTCACCTCGGACACCGACACTGAAGTCATCGCCCACCTGCTGGATCACAAGCTCAAGGACCTGGGCGACCTCACCGTGGCGCTCAAGGCCACGGTCAAGGAACTGCACGGTGCCTATGGCCTGGCGGTGATCAGCGCCAGCCAGCCGGACCGTCTGGTCGCGGCCCGCAGCGGCAGCCCGCTGGTGATCGGCCTGGGCCTGGGGGAAAACTTCCTCGCCTCCGACCAACTGGCCCTGCGCCAGGTCACCGACCGCTTCATGTACCTGGAAGAAGGCGACATCGCCGAGATCCGCCGCGACAGCGTGCAGATCTGGGACATCGACGGCCAGGCCGTGGAGCGCGAGGCGGTGCAGTACCGCGATGGCGCCGAAGCGGCGGAGAAGGGCGAGTTCCGCCACTTCATGCTCAAGGAAATCCACGAGCAGCCATCCGTGGTGCAACGCACCCTGGAAGGCCGCCTGAGCGCCAATCAGGTGCTGGTCCAGGCCTTCGGTCCGCAAGCCGCCGAGCTGTTCGCCAAGGTGCGCAATGTGCAGATCGTTGCCTGCGGCACCAGCTACCACGCCGGCATGGTGGCCCGTTACTGGCTGGAAGAACTGGCCGGCATTCCGTGCCAGGTGGAAGTGGCCAGCGAGTTCCGTTATCGCAAGGTAGTGGTGCAGCCCGACACCCTGTTCGTGACCATTTCCCAGTCCGGTGAAACCGCCGACACCCTGGCCGCCCTGCGCAACGCCAAGGAGCTGGGTTTCCTGGCCAGCCTGGCGATCTGCAACGTCGGCATCAGCTCGCTGGTGCGTGAGTCCGACCTGACCCTGCTGACCCAGGCCGGTCGCGAAATCGGCGTGGCCTCGACCAAGGCCTTCACCACCCAACTGGTGGGCCTGCTGCTGCTGACCCTGTCCCTGGGTCAGGTGCGCGGCACCCTGGCCGCCGGCGTCGAAGCCGAGCTGGTGGAAGAACTGCGTCGCCTGCCGATCCGCCTGGGCGAAGCCCTGGCCATGGACAGCGTGGTGGAAAAGACCGCCGAGCTGTTCGCCGACAAGCACCACACCCTGTTCCTCGGCCGTGGCGCCCAGTACCCGGTGGCAATGGAAGGCTCGCTCAAGCTCAAGGAGATCTCCTACATCCACGCCGAAGCCTACCCGGCCGGTGAGCTCAAGCACGGCCCGCTGGCCCTTGTGGATAACGACATGCCGGTGGTCACCGTGGCGCCGAACAACGAACTGCTGGAAAAGCTCAAGTCCAACCTGCAGGAAGTGCGGGCCCGTGGCGGCGAGCTGATCGTGTTTGCCGACGAACAAGCCGGCATGACCAATGGCGAAGGCACCCACGTGATCCAGATGCCGCACATCCACGACATCCTCTCGCCGATCCTCTACACCATCCCGTTGCAGCTGCTGTCCTACTACGTTGCCGTACTCAAGGGCACCGACGTCGACCAGCCGCGCAACCTGGCCAAGTCGGTGACCGTGGAGTGAGTTATCCACAGCTGTCCGTCAGACATGTGGGATGCAAATAAAGTTTCATCTGTATAAATAAAGAACCATCCTTACAAATAAAGCTTCATCCCAAGCTTGCATCCGCTATGTTTAGGTTATCGACACAGCGGGTGCAGGCTTTCTCATGTCCGGAACATTCAAGGGCCTGACCCAGGCCCAGATCGACAGAAGGCTTAAGGACGGTCGTGGCCAAGGCCAGGGACCGGACTACAAGCCGTTCATATACACCAGGGATGTGTCCTCGCTGGGACGTTCCCACCGCTTGCCCGGCAGCAAGACCCGACGTCTACACCATCTTCTATCCGATCTTGAACTGGCTATCTTCCTCACGTTGGATCGGTCTCCCCATGTCACCGATATCCGTGAACAGTTTCCGATGCGTGTCGAAGATACGGTACGCATCGCCGAGGAGCTTGGCCTTGCCCATGGTCGCTATCAGGACACCCCACAGATTCTGACCAGCGATTTCCTGGTGGATTTCGATACCCCCCAGCGGCCGACCGTCGCGATTCAGGCCAAGTACAGTGCCGATCTGCAGGAGCCTGAAGTCATCGAAAGGCTTGAGCTTGAAAGGCGCTACTGGCAGGAAAAAGGTATTCCCTGGGCCATCGTCACGGAACGTGAGGTATCCAGGGTGGCATTTGCCAATATCCAATGGCTCTATCCTGCCCATGCTGAAGGCGATATCGCTCAGGACGATCTCGCACACTACCAGCAGCTGTTTTTGTGCGAGTTTCAGCGTCACCCAGACCGGAAGCTGATCGCTATTGCCCAAGGCCTGGATACCTCCGGTCAACTGGAGACCGGTCAGGCGCTCTACTGGCTACGCCAGCTGCTGGCTCGGCACTGTTTCCTTTTCGATCTTGACACCCCTTACCGGGAACTGAAGCCGAAAGACCTAGTTGCCAACCTTCATCAAATGCATCAGGAGCTGAGCAGTGTTGCCCGTTAATCAGGTGTTCCTGATTGGGGAACTGCGAAAGCGCCTGCTCTGGTCCGGTACCGAGCAGGCAGTCTGGATCAATATCGATTCGGACACGGCGCTGCCCGAACCGATATCGGTTGCAGAGCTGGAGCGGCTGCTCATGGAGCGGGAGTTGGAGAGTATTGCCGATCCCTTCGAGGAGACAGTCCTACGGGAGGTGGAGGAAGGTTCCCTTGATCAACTGAAGCGTGATGAAGCTTGGGCAATGTTGGCGGATTTTGTGCACGATCCCCAGCTTTTCGTGCGGCGCCCCAGAGGGCTCATTGTCAGAGGCATAATGGAGCATCATGGTGTCACCAAGCAGACGGTGTACAGGTTACTGAGGCGCTACTGGCAGCGAGGCATGTGCAGGAACGCCCTCTTGCCGGACTATGTAAACTCGGGCGCCCGTGGTAAGCGCCGAAAGCCGAGCCAGGCCAAACTGGGCAGGCCTAGAGTGGTGATGGAGGGGAAAGGGAGCAATGTCACTCCGGATGTCGAGCGCATTTTTCGCCGGGTCATCGAAGAACGCTTGCTCAAGGAAAAACATTCGTCCATTCCTGATGCC
Protein-coding sequences here:
- a CDS encoding DeoR/GlpR family DNA-binding transcription regulator translates to MSKRNTPQRRHNILALLNEQGEVSVDALAKRFETSEVTIRKDLAALESNGLLLRRYGGAITMPQELVSDLGQPVSLYKQAIARAAVQRIREHARIIIDSGSTTAAMIPELGLQPGLVVMTNSLNVANALSELEHEPVLLMTGGTWDPHSESFQGQVAEQVLRSYDFDQLFIGADGIDLARGTTTFNELLGLSRVMAEVAREVVVMVESDKIGRKIPNLELPWSSVHTLITDDRLPLEVRDQIQARGITLICAAVS
- a CDS encoding TnsA endonuclease N-terminal domain-containing protein, whose amino-acid sequence is MSGTFKGLTQAQIDRRLKDGRGQGQGPDYKPFIYTRDVSSLGRSHRLPGSKTRRLHHLLSDLELAIFLTLDRSPHVTDIREQFPMRVEDTVRIAEELGLAHGRYQDTPQILTSDFLVDFDTPQRPTVAIQAKYSADLQEPEVIERLELERRYWQEKGIPWAIVTEREVSRVAFANIQWLYPAHAEGDIAQDDLAHYQQLFLCEFQRHPDRKLIAIAQGLDTSGQLETGQALYWLRQLLARHCFLFDLDTPYRELKPKDLVANLHQMHQELSSVAR
- the glmS gene encoding glutamine--fructose-6-phosphate transaminase (isomerizing), whose translation is MCGIVGAVAERNITAILLEGLKRLEYRGYDSAGVAVYTNAGKLERMRRPGKVSELEQALAGEPLVGRLGIAHTRWATHGAPCERNAHPHFSGDLAIVHNGIIENHEALRAQLSALGYAFTSDTDTEVIAHLLDHKLKDLGDLTVALKATVKELHGAYGLAVISASQPDRLVAARSGSPLVIGLGLGENFLASDQLALRQVTDRFMYLEEGDIAEIRRDSVQIWDIDGQAVEREAVQYRDGAEAAEKGEFRHFMLKEIHEQPSVVQRTLEGRLSANQVLVQAFGPQAAELFAKVRNVQIVACGTSYHAGMVARYWLEELAGIPCQVEVASEFRYRKVVVQPDTLFVTISQSGETADTLAALRNAKELGFLASLAICNVGISSLVRESDLTLLTQAGREIGVASTKAFTTQLVGLLLLTLSLGQVRGTLAAGVEAELVEELRRLPIRLGEALAMDSVVEKTAELFADKHHTLFLGRGAQYPVAMEGSLKLKEISYIHAEAYPAGELKHGPLALVDNDMPVVTVAPNNELLEKLKSNLQEVRARGGELIVFADEQAGMTNGEGTHVIQMPHIHDILSPILYTIPLQLLSYYVAVLKGTDVDQPRNLAKSVTVE